The Glycine soja cultivar W05 chromosome 6, ASM419377v2, whole genome shotgun sequence genome has a window encoding:
- the LOC114416644 gene encoding uncharacterized protein LOC114416644, producing the protein MKNSRGRSMKHAHLFHCEDQRSQEHNKIIRDRLESNTNNSFRTREIPIKRLFNVGHFTNASGDLSRYSKGKNFSAGINVMDYDIPELVVFIQEEHQQFVKDTCIGKGVSPEGKCMSEDCAVNHDPMSCHFENDLNTRRDSNLRTMEAMSINSNGPEYESKPLTLKDAMEFYDSRGLVMDGEEDSGYNISIDHLTKKTIPETIREALTKEAEFSRSFKNWQINSFLGTIGSRVEFPSCSDCVQVADTIMCRSEIANSHSPSGSGKRQENDPQETTCSCDVGPSPYAAPATTSSSASHHSNDSISSTHSFAFPILPAEWNGSPERMLEANKSQFRKDRWQKIRVLFSCCKVDC; encoded by the exons ATGAAAAATTCAAGAGGACGCAGCATGAAACATGCACATTTATTTCATTGTGAAGATCAAAGAAGTCAAGaacacaataaaattataagggACAGACTGGAgagtaatactaataatagtTTTAGGACAAGGGAGATTCCAATAAAGAGGTTGTTCAACGTAGGGCATTTTACTAATGCTTCAGGAGACTTGTCAAGGTATAGCAAGGGAAAGAACTTTTCTGCAGGAATAAATGTCATGGACTATGATATACCTGAGCTTGTTGTTTTTATTCAAGAGGAACATCAGCAATTTGTCAAGGATACTTGCATTGGTAAGGGAGTGTCACCAGAAGGCAAGTGTATGTCAGAAGATTGTGCAGTAAATCATGATCCAATGTCATGTCACTTTGAGAATGACTTGAACACCAGAAGAGATTCAAATCTAAGAACTATGGAAGCAATGTCAATCAATTCAAATGGGCCAGAGTATGAATCTAAACCTCTTACCCTTAAGGATGCCATGGAATTTTATGATTCAAGAGGTTTAGTGATGGATGGTGAAGAGGATTCAGGATACAATATTTCAATTGACCACCTCACAAAGAAGACAATACCAGAGACCATTAGAGAG GCATTAACAAAGGAAGCAGAATTTTCAAGATCTTTCAAGAATTGgcaaataaattcatttttgggTACAATTGGCAGCAGAGTGGAGTTTCCAAGTTGTTCAGATTGTGTACAAGTTGCTGACACAATCATGTGTAGATCTGAGATTGCTAACTCACACAGTCCATCAGGTTCAGGCAAAAGACAAGAAAATGATCCTCAAGAGACTACTTGTTCCTGTGATGTAGGCCCATCACCATATGCTGCTCCTGCAACAACATCTAGCAGTGCCTCTCATCACTCTAATGATAGCATAAGCAGTACTCATTCATTTGCTTTTCCCAT ATTACCTGCAGAATGGAATGGAAGTCCAGAGAGAATGTTGGAAGCTAATAAAAGTCAATTCAGAAAAGACAGATGGCAGAAGATAAGGGTTTTGTTTTCCTGCTGCAAAGTTGATTGCTAA
- the LOC114416645 gene encoding dof zinc finger protein DOF5.4-like produces the protein MHETHSIGGGRFYGGGDRRLRPHHHQQQPPPLKCPRCDSLNTKFCYYNNYNLSQPRHFCKNCRRYWTKGGVLRNVPVGGGCRKSKRSNKPKTTTTTTTSNTNNNRSSFSATAPATAPTPPAPELEHHSHSHSSSESSTLTVTATEEMSAPPPTTSNAPSKNSLLLDNDHREAKMFANPNPNPSLDSGGIFSEIGNFTSLINLNNNEAFGFGNNKNNNSILDATSFRFGISVTNQVQAAAGGGHGQWQQQNHQEFGTASFLDHTVPLEFSSLQHKTGHQGGFGSLDWQPGADQGLFDLPNTVDQPYWTHAHWSDQDNTSSLFHLP, from the coding sequence atgcacgaaacacattCCATCGGCGGCGGCAGGTTCTACGGCGGCGGCGACCGGAGGCTGAGGCCGCACCACCACCAGCAGCAGCCGCCGCCGCTAAAGTGCCCACGTTGTGACTCACTCAACACCAAGTTCTGTTACTACAACAACTACAACCTTTCCCAGCCGCGCCATTTCTGCAAGAACTGCCGCCGCTACTGGACCAAGGGTGGCGTCCTCCGCAACGTCCCCGTCGGTGGCGGTTGCCGGAAATCTAAACGCTCCAACAAACCCAaaacaaccaccaccaccaccaccagcaACACTAATAACAACCGTTCTTCTTTCTCGGCAACCGCACCGGCCACCGCACCAACGCCACCGGCACCAGAGCTGGAGCATCATTCTCATTCTCACTCCAGCAGTGAAAGCTCCACTTTAACCGTGACCGCGACGGAGGAGATGTCGGCGCCGCCGCCGACGACATCAAACGCTCCGTCGAAGAACAGTTTATTACTTGACAACGACCACCGTGAGGCGAAGATGTTcgctaaccctaaccctaacccctctTTGGATAGTGGTGGCATTTTCTCTGAGATAGGAAACTTCACCAGCCTCATCAATTTAAACAACAACGAAGCGTTTGGGTTTGggaacaataaaaataacaacagcATCCTCGATGCGACGTCGTTTCGTTTCGGTATTAGTGTTACTAATCAGGTGCAGGCGGCAGCAGGTGGAGGCCATGGTCAGTGGCAGCAGCAGAATCATCAGGAGTTCGGTACGGCGTCGTTTCTCGATCACACTGTGCCGCTTGAGTTTTCTTCGCTGCAGCATAAGACTGGGCATCAGGGAGGGTTTGGATCGTTGGATTGGCAACCCGGTGCGGATCAAGGTTTGTTTGATCTTCCTAACACCGTTGATCAGCCTTACTGGACCCACGCTCATTGGTCTGATCAAGATAATActtcttctctctttcatcttcctTGA